Proteins encoded in a region of the Thermus sp. LT1-2-5 genome:
- a CDS encoding MFS transporter: MDVLSRLERLPLGRPHYRLLFLLGLGWALDAMDVGLISFTLPALSREFGLSPVQAGLLGSAGLLGMLLGAAAGGRLADRLGRKAVVGYSLFLAGLGSLLTALAPGLGWVYFFRFLTGLGLGAELPVAASLMGEFSPRAHRGRMVVLLEAFWAVGWLLAALAGYLLVPGLGWRAAFLVGALPALYAAYLRLSLPESPRWLVAQGRLKEAEALVVAWEKAFSHPLPPPSPVPSPRAYPYAALFRPPLLRRTLFLSLAWFALNAGYYGAFIWLPSLLVAQGYTLVRSLEYVLLITLAQVPGYLAAAFLVERLGRRPVLVAFLAFSALAAYLLSRSSSPAEVLLFGSLLSFFNLGAWGAIYAYTPELFPTALRGSGAGLAAAVGRVGGILAPYATGVLLPALGPGGVLALHGGLLLLAGLFAFGVGVETRGRPLEEG; this comes from the coding sequence ATGGACGTGCTTTCCCGCTTGGAACGCCTGCCCTTGGGCAGGCCCCACTACCGCTTGCTCTTCCTGCTGGGCCTGGGCTGGGCCTTGGACGCCATGGACGTGGGCCTCATTAGCTTCACCCTGCCCGCCTTGTCGCGGGAGTTTGGCCTAAGCCCGGTCCAGGCGGGGCTTTTGGGAAGTGCCGGGCTTTTGGGCATGCTCTTGGGGGCGGCCGCGGGGGGGAGGCTTGCCGACCGCTTGGGGCGGAAGGCGGTGGTGGGGTATAGCCTCTTCCTGGCGGGCTTGGGAAGCCTTCTTACCGCCTTGGCCCCGGGCCTTGGGTGGGTCTACTTCTTCCGCTTCCTCACGGGGCTGGGGCTTGGGGCTGAGCTGCCCGTGGCGGCGAGCCTCATGGGGGAGTTTAGCCCCAGGGCCCACCGGGGTCGCATGGTGGTCCTCCTGGAGGCCTTTTGGGCGGTGGGGTGGCTCCTTGCCGCCTTGGCGGGCTACCTCCTGGTCCCGGGCCTGGGTTGGCGGGCGGCCTTCCTCGTGGGGGCCCTTCCCGCCCTCTACGCCGCCTACCTGCGGCTTTCCCTGCCCGAGTCGCCCCGCTGGCTCGTGGCCCAGGGGCGTCTGAAGGAGGCGGAGGCCTTGGTGGTTGCCTGGGAAAAGGCCTTTTCCCATCCTTTGCCCCCGCCTTCCCCCGTCCCCTCCCCCAGGGCATACCCCTACGCTGCCCTTTTCCGCCCACCCCTCTTGCGCCGCACCCTTTTCCTCTCCCTCGCTTGGTTTGCCCTGAACGCCGGCTACTACGGGGCCTTTATCTGGCTTCCTTCCCTTCTCGTGGCCCAGGGGTACACCCTGGTGCGCTCCCTGGAATATGTCCTCCTCATCACCCTGGCCCAGGTGCCGGGGTACTTGGCTGCTGCCTTCTTGGTGGAGCGCCTGGGGCGCAGGCCGGTCCTGGTGGCCTTTTTGGCCTTCTCCGCCCTCGCCGCTTACCTTCTCTCCCGGTCCTCCTCTCCCGCGGAGGTGCTTCTTTTCGGAAGCCTCCTCTCCTTCTTCAACCTGGGGGCTTGGGGGGCCATTTACGCCTATACCCCGGAGCTTTTCCCCACCGCCTTGCGGGGAAGCGGGGCGGGGCTGGCCGCCGCCGTGGGCCGGGTGGGGGGGATTCTGGCGCCCTACGCCACCGGGGTCCTGCTTCCCGCCTTGGGGCCGGGGGGCGTGCTGGCCCTCCACGGGGGGCTTCTCCTCCTGGCGGGGCTTTTCGCCTTCGGCGTGGGGGTGGAAACCCGGGGCAGGCCCTTGGAGGAAGGATGA
- the thiC gene encoding phosphomethylpyrimidine synthase ThiC — protein sequence MTQLEAARKGIITEEMAYVAEQEGVSPEFVREGVASGRIVIPRNKNHATLEDFKGIGEGLSVKVNANLGTSFDYVDVEEEVEKAKVAIRYGADTLMDLSTGGDLEAIRRRILVVATVPLGTVPIYEAEFRAAKRKNFFDMSADELFEVIEAHGKEGVDYITVHVGVTLKNLEIYRNSPRTTGIVSRGGGLMAAWMLHRGEENPLYARFDDLLDLARTYDMTLSLGDGLRPGSLADSTDRAQIAELLTIGELVERARRAGVQAMVEGPGHIPLNEVATNVQIQKKLTGHAPFYILGMLPVDTAAGFDHLAGAIGGALAGWMGADMLCYLTPAEHLGLPTVEHVKEGVIAFKIAAHAADVARGNPRALERNRRMSEARYRLDWEAQFALCLFPEEARRLKEERGSRTKACSMCGPFCPMNLVEAVLRGKGRLELPVA from the coding sequence ATGACGCAACTGGAAGCGGCGAGGAAGGGGATCATCACCGAGGAGATGGCCTACGTGGCGGAGCAGGAGGGGGTTTCCCCCGAGTTCGTGCGGGAAGGGGTGGCCTCGGGCCGGATCGTCATCCCCCGCAACAAGAACCACGCCACCCTGGAGGACTTCAAGGGCATCGGGGAGGGGCTTTCCGTAAAGGTGAACGCCAACCTCGGCACCTCCTTCGATTACGTGGACGTGGAGGAGGAGGTGGAGAAGGCCAAGGTGGCCATCCGCTACGGGGCGGACACCCTCATGGACCTCTCCACCGGGGGGGACCTCGAGGCGATAAGGCGGCGGATCCTCGTGGTGGCCACCGTCCCCTTGGGCACCGTGCCCATTTACGAGGCGGAGTTCCGCGCCGCCAAGCGCAAGAACTTCTTCGATATGTCCGCAGACGAGCTCTTTGAGGTCATCGAGGCGCACGGGAAGGAGGGGGTGGACTACATCACCGTGCACGTGGGGGTGACCCTGAAGAACCTGGAGATCTACCGGAATAGCCCCCGCACTACGGGCATCGTGAGCCGGGGCGGGGGGCTCATGGCGGCCTGGATGCTCCACCGGGGGGAGGAAAACCCCCTCTACGCCCGCTTCGACGACCTCTTGGACCTCGCCCGCACCTACGATATGACCCTCTCCCTGGGGGATGGCCTGAGGCCCGGCTCCCTGGCGGACAGCACCGACCGGGCCCAGATCGCCGAGCTTTTGACCATCGGGGAGCTGGTGGAACGGGCGCGGCGGGCCGGGGTCCAGGCCATGGTGGAGGGCCCCGGGCACATCCCCTTGAACGAGGTGGCCACCAACGTGCAAATCCAGAAGAAGCTCACGGGGCATGCCCCCTTCTACATCCTGGGCATGCTCCCCGTGGACACCGCTGCCGGCTTCGACCACCTCGCCGGGGCCATCGGGGGGGCTTTGGCGGGCTGGATGGGGGCGGACATGCTCTGCTACCTGACCCCGGCGGAGCACCTGGGCCTGCCCACGGTGGAGCACGTGAAGGAGGGGGTGATCGCCTTCAAGATCGCCGCCCACGCCGCGGACGTGGCCCGGGGGAACCCGAGGGCCCTGGAGCGCAACCGGAGGATGTCCGAGGCCCGCTACCGCCTGGACTGGGAGGCCCAGTTCGCCCTGTGCCTCTTCCCCGAGGAGGCCCGGCGGCTCAAGGAGGAGCGGGGAAGCCGCACCAAGGCCTGTAGCATGTGCGGGCCCTTCTGCCCCATGAACCTGGTGGAGGCGGTGCTGAGGGGCAAGGGGCGGCTGGAGCTTCCGGTAGCCTAA
- a CDS encoding FAD-dependent oxidoreductase: MKAEVAVVGAGIIGALTAYELAKRGLQVVLLDAGKEGAATRASAGMLAPYPEGLSGELLQAGLYALHYYPELLAELREEGFSVEAGFSGTFVVALGEGEKAAWQAEEAPPYPVRGGLGARRFPGGYVHAAALREALLALLARRGVPLWPVEVEAVGEGRVAFPGGAVQARYVVLAVGAWAARFGLGVRPLRGEALLLQGPPPPGPLFAGEGYLLPREGGVYVGATAREGWGAGVDLFGLRWLADYAHERFPLLAEARLRGAVWGYRPMGEVFVGEAGEGVYAAVGHGRNGVLLAPWTARRLLALMGVEG; encoded by the coding sequence GTGAAGGCCGAGGTGGCCGTGGTGGGGGCGGGGATCATCGGGGCCCTCACGGCCTATGAGCTGGCCAAGCGGGGGCTTCAGGTGGTCCTCCTGGACGCGGGCAAAGAGGGGGCCGCCACCCGGGCAAGCGCCGGGATGCTCGCCCCCTACCCCGAGGGGCTGAGCGGGGAGCTTTTGCAGGCGGGCCTCTACGCCCTCCACTACTACCCCGAGCTTTTGGCGGAGCTTCGGGAGGAGGGTTTCTCCGTAGAGGCGGGTTTTTCCGGCACCTTTGTGGTGGCCCTGGGGGAGGGGGAAAAGGCGGCTTGGCAGGCGGAGGAGGCCCCGCCCTACCCGGTGCGGGGGGGGCTCGGGGCCAGGCGTTTTCCCGGGGGCTATGTCCACGCCGCGGCGCTGCGGGAGGCCCTCCTCGCCCTCCTGGCCCGAAGGGGTGTCCCCCTCTGGCCCGTGGAGGTGGAGGCGGTGGGGGAGGGGAGGGTGGCCTTCCCAGGGGGCGCGGTGCAGGCCCGGTACGTGGTCCTCGCCGTGGGGGCCTGGGCCGCCCGCTTCGGCCTAGGGGTGCGGCCCCTTAGGGGGGAGGCCCTCCTCCTCCAGGGCCCTCCTCCCCCCGGCCCCCTCTTCGCCGGGGAGGGGTACCTTCTCCCCCGAGAAGGGGGGGTCTACGTGGGGGCCACGGCGAGGGAGGGCTGGGGAGCGGGGGTGGATCTTTTCGGGCTTAGATGGCTTGCCGACTACGCCCACGAGCGCTTTCCCCTCCTGGCCGAGGCTCGGTTGAGGGGAGCGGTTTGGGGCTATCGGCCCATGGGGGAGGTCTTTGTGGGCGAGGCGGGAGAAGGCGTGTACGCGGCGGTGGGGCACGGCCGAAACGGCGTGCTCCTCGCCCCTTGGACGGCAAGGAGGCTTCTTGCCCTCATGGGGGTGGAAGGATGA
- a CDS encoding thiazole synthase, which yields MDTWKVGEVELKSRLILGSGKFKDFGVMREAIRAAGAEVVTVSVRRVELKAPGHVGLLEALEGVRLLPNTAGARTAEEAMRLARLGRLLTGERWVKLEVIPDPTYLLPDPIETLKAAERLLEEGFLVLPYMGPDLVLAKRLAALGTATVMPLAAPIGSGWGVKTRALLELFARERPSLPPVVVDAGLGLPSHAAEVMELGLDAVLVNTAIAEAEDPVAMAEAFRLAVEAGRKAYLAGPMRPREAASPSSPTEGVPLGRPG from the coding sequence ATGGATACCTGGAAGGTGGGCGAGGTAGAGCTCAAAAGCCGCCTCATCCTGGGCTCGGGCAAGTTCAAGGACTTCGGGGTGATGCGGGAGGCCATAAGGGCGGCGGGGGCGGAGGTGGTGACGGTTTCCGTAAGGCGGGTGGAGCTCAAGGCTCCGGGGCACGTGGGGCTTTTGGAGGCCCTGGAGGGGGTGCGGCTTCTCCCCAACACCGCTGGGGCGAGGACGGCCGAGGAAGCGATGCGCCTGGCCCGGCTAGGCCGCCTCCTCACCGGGGAGCGCTGGGTCAAGCTGGAGGTCATCCCCGACCCCACCTACCTCCTCCCCGACCCCATAGAAACGCTAAAGGCGGCGGAGAGGCTTCTGGAGGAGGGCTTTTTGGTCCTGCCCTACATGGGCCCCGACCTGGTCTTGGCCAAGCGGCTTGCCGCCTTGGGTACGGCCACGGTGATGCCCTTGGCCGCCCCCATCGGCTCGGGTTGGGGGGTGAAGACCCGGGCCCTTCTGGAGCTCTTCGCCCGGGAGCGCCCAAGCCTCCCCCCGGTGGTGGTGGATGCAGGGCTTGGCCTTCCCTCCCACGCGGCAGAGGTGATGGAGCTGGGCCTGGATGCGGTCTTGGTGAACACGGCCATCGCCGAGGCGGAAGACCCCGTGGCCATGGCCGAGGCCTTTAGGCTTGCGGTGGAGGCGGGAAGGAAGGCCTATTTGGCGGGGCCCATGCGGCCCAGGGAGGCGGCGAGCCCCTCGAGCCCCACGGAGGGGGTGCCCTTGGGGAGGCCAGGGTGA
- the thiS gene encoding sulfur carrier protein ThiS — MVWLNGEPKPLEGKTLREVLQALGVELERVAVLLNEEAFPGAEVPERLLKEGDVVEVVALMQGG, encoded by the coding sequence ATGGTGTGGCTTAACGGCGAGCCTAAGCCTCTGGAGGGGAAAACCTTGAGGGAGGTCCTCCAGGCCTTGGGCGTGGAGCTGGAAAGGGTTGCCGTCCTCCTCAACGAGGAGGCCTTCCCTGGGGCCGAGGTGCCGGAGCGGCTCCTGAAGGAGGGCGACGTGGTGGAGGTGGTGGCCCTGATGCAGGGGGGCTAG
- the thiE gene encoding thiamine phosphate synthase — protein MRGRLYLVVTPRPGWSMEMTLDRTERALGGGVEVLQLRAKDWEARPILELGERMLALARRYGVPFFLNDRPDLAALLGADGVHLGQGDLTPMEARRFFQGFIGRSTHAPEQALRALEEGADYLSVGPVWETPTKPGRKAAGLGYVRWAAENLGERPWFAIGGIDLTNLDRVLEAGARRIVVVRAILDAQDPEGAAKAFRERLYGVA, from the coding sequence TTGCGCGGAAGGCTTTACCTGGTGGTGACCCCAAGGCCAGGGTGGTCCATGGAGATGACCCTGGACCGCACCGAGCGGGCCCTTGGGGGAGGGGTGGAGGTCTTGCAGCTTCGGGCCAAGGACTGGGAGGCGAGGCCCATCCTGGAGCTGGGCGAGCGGATGCTGGCCTTGGCCAGGCGCTATGGGGTCCCCTTCTTCCTCAACGACCGCCCGGACCTGGCCGCCCTCCTGGGGGCGGACGGGGTGCACCTGGGGCAGGGGGACTTGACCCCAATGGAGGCGCGGCGCTTCTTTCAGGGGTTCATAGGCCGCTCCACCCACGCCCCGGAGCAGGCCCTAAGGGCCCTGGAGGAGGGGGCCGATTACCTCTCCGTGGGGCCGGTGTGGGAAACGCCCACCAAGCCGGGGCGGAAAGCGGCGGGGCTTGGCTACGTGCGCTGGGCAGCGGAGAACCTAGGAGAGAGGCCCTGGTTCGCCATCGGCGGGATTGACCTCACCAACCTGGACCGGGTCCTCGAGGCGGGGGCGAGGCGCATCGTGGTGGTGCGGGCCATCCTGGACGCCCAGGACCCCGAGGGCGCGGCCAAGGCTTTCCGGGAGCGGCTTTATGGTGTGGCTTAA